The nucleotide window ACCAAAGGAAAAGTTACCGAGCATTTCAAAAAAGGTATGATGCCGGGCGGTGCGCCCTACGGTATCGAGGTCGTTGTGTTTTCCCCCGGCCCGGACGCACTTCTGGGCCGTCGTCGCCCGCTTATAGGGGCGCCGGTCCAGGCCCAGAAAAACGTCTTTAAATTGGACCATTCCGGCATTGGTAAAAAGCAGGGTAGGATCGTCGACAGGCACCAGGGAAGAGCTGGGGACGATGGTATGGCCTTTTCCGGCAAAGAAACTCAGGAATTTCTGCCGGAGTTCATTTCCCGTCAAACAACGTCAACTCCTCGTCAAAACTAAACCTCGCCCCCGCCCCGGGGCGGTGAACGAGGTTCCCTCGGCTAAATTTTTCTACATTATACCTGAAGGACCGAAGGTTGTCAATGAAGGTTCAACCCCCAGAAAAGATAACCTACGGTCATATCCCGGCGGGAAAGGTAACGACCGTTCACTAAACGGCTCTGGACATAATCGATTATGGTCCTGCGCACCGACGGCGTCAGTTCCAGGTGGGGATAAAAGAAAATCTCAAATTCTTCTACTGCCTGTTCCGGCTCCATTTCCCGGGTGCTTACAATCCTTTCCACCTCCAGGGAGGGGCAATATCCCCAGGCGTAAAGAATATGAAAAATATATAAAACGTCTGCCGGTATTGCCGGCATTTCGCCTCCTACCAGCTTCCGCCACAACTCTTCACGCCCGCTGATCTCCTGACGCAGGTGACCGGCCAGCAGACAGGCGTTACTGGAAGCGGCGATCATTTTCTTCAAAGTGTCTGTATCTTTAATGCCGGGGCTCATAAGGGCCAGCACCAGGTCAAATCGGCCGCGCCATCCCTGTTTGTCTAGATCTACGTCTTCCCAGGTCATTTGAACTGCCTCAATATTGGTTACGCCCTCTTTTGCGGCCCGCTCTTTAAGGAGGGCGAGCATCTCCTCTGCCGGGTCCAGGGCTATCACCCGCCGCGCCCGGCGGGCCAGGGGCAGGGCATAATTGCCCGTACCGCAACCGATATCCAGTATCTCTAGATTCCGGTCCAAACCGCCGTGGTGCCCCAGCCAGTAGAGGACCCGGGCCAC belongs to Moorella humiferrea and includes:
- a CDS encoding class I SAM-dependent methyltransferase, with product MVNAETPLFQQADFWEKAWQEERRQSLYGRRRPDREGTGYWNRRAGHFARLAGGEEGKQRVARVLYWLGHHGGLDRNLEILDIGCGTGNYALPLARRARRVIALDPAEEMLALLKERAAKEGVTNIEAVQMTWEDVDLDKQGWRGRFDLVLALMSPGIKDTDTLKKMIAASSNACLLAGHLRQEISGREELWRKLVGGEMPAIPADVLYIFHILYAWGYCPSLEVERIVSTREMEPEQAVEEFEIFFYPHLELTPSVRRTIIDYVQSRLVNGRYLSRRDMTVGYLFWGLNLH